A segment of the Pecten maximus unplaced genomic scaffold, xPecMax1.1, whole genome shotgun sequence genome:
GCAGGAGGTTGTCATGGTCGAGAGGTGATGGACAGACTCTTCCCACAAATTCCTGACATTCTTTCACCTCAGGGAATCCTTTACCTCGTCATTATTAAGGAAAACAAGGCAGGTATGTACATTGAGAGTTTTGCGTATAAAGAGAAACCTTGAAACCTGTAGTAATAGCAATAGAGGCTGTATTATATAGCCAattgtatgataaaaaaaatgaatgtgtGTGGTCAGTTTAAAGCTTTTCAATTATTGATTCTTTTCATATTATCTTTGCTTCACTGTCCCACTAACACAAAAGTTATCTAAGATTGATAAAAGATTGCAGATTGGGgaatgggcttattacaagatagTTAAAGTCTTTTTTAATGGTGACTTATTTCTAGGCATTGGCTGTTTGccgtacaaatatatatacatgtacaagtagtGAAGCATTTGTTTCAGTATGATTCCAAGTTACTGAATATGTTCACTATTTGATATACTGGTGTGAAATCAACATCACTGCTGATCAGGTAGACTGGCTACCGTCCCAGAAAATTTTATATAGAATCACACATTTGAATTGTAGAAATTGTTTATCTCCTCTAATTTGAAGATATCAAAATCAATAAGTctgattttcatttatttgaaatttaacattttttcctaaattttatttgtattattacTTACCTAGTTACCTACTGAACAAGAATTGGCTCGTTTGTGTGCTGACCTATTGAGGTATAGAGAATTTATCAGATACTTTATGTTTCTCTTTCAGAGGAAATAGAGGATATAATGAAAGGATATGGTTATAAGATGTGGACAGTTTTATCGAGAAGATCGGGGCCAGAATTCCTCTCTATTTTAAAGTTTACCAGATGACATGTTACCACCCATGACAAAAAAATTCATCCTTTGTGTGACCAACAACTATGCAAGGTCAGAGGAGAAAGAAACAATACAGTGATGTCAGAGGAACAATGAAATGACATCATTATCAGCTTTGGACGGGGGAGATTGTGAAACAGGAGATAAAACAGAACAGACAGATAGATGCCACAATGTCATTAGCCTACTACCTAGTCTTTTGGACGGAATGGACCAGGTGAAACACTATGTACCAATTGTACCAGAATACAAACATGGatgatgtgaccttgaatataggtcaaggtcatttattttggCAAACTTTTTCAGGTGTCATACCAGTAATCAAATAGCTGAATAAAGAATTAATTCAGCAAATCCTAGGATTACTTTGTTTTTCTCGACAATAACATTTCCCCGACCACTCTGTACTGCTCGACAGTCTGGTCCATTGAACACTACCAGAATTCCACAGAAATGGATACGTCACCTACAGTCACTTGATTGCAAGGATTTTCATGGTTACCATACAAAAGGTTTATGTTTTTCTGTTGCTGGCTGGGTGGTTGATGAAGCTTAATTCATTCGCAACATCTGAGATCATATGTGAAATGTATAGTGATTGGGTGTCCAGGTGATTAGTGTATCCTTTCCTGCACATGCGTACTGTGTATCTCCGTAAATAAAGTTGCACTGTTGAATGTTTATTGGTTCTTGATTTACCTGTATTCATAAGTGATGAATTAATTAAGCACTGTTTGTGTTTTATCTAAACATTAGCTTGATACTTAATCGAGTCATAGAAGTCAGAATATATAGCGATCGTAATGCAGATTCCAAGTGGCCTATCACGGGTGTTGAACACGTATGGCGCAACGGATATAAATTCTCTTgaattttttatcaataattcaaAGGATTAAACATCAAATAAGGTCTTCTAtttgatttattatataatgcAAGGAGAACGGTCTACGTTGACAATTTCCTTTGAATGCTGAGCCAAAGCTCCGTTCAAAACGACTGTTGCATCTCTTTGGTGCACTCCGACGAGAGGGAGCAGCTTACGAGAGGCTTTTCTGGGGTATCGTTGGGCAAGATTTTTTGTTTACACGTAAACATCTTTCTTGGGATGAAAATTTCGTCGACACGGAATACTGTTCCTGGAACAAACATTCACACCACACATCTAGCGGGAGTAAAAATAATGAAGATGACCGTCCACGCCGGGTCATGGCCGTTTTCGTATTAACATCTGCAGATCCGTCAAGATACATGCCTGTAATAATACGAACCTATTTCCCCTTATAAAGGAACAGGTCCCGTGTGGTGACCTCCATCTTGGTGTTCTCTTCGTTTAATTTGGAATCTTGGGTCAACTTAACGATCGCGCCTACGGGCATCACTGCCTGTTCCCGTCAAGGTGCTGTAGGCACAAGTCGAACACATTTTGCAAATGACTGTGGCATATTTCTTGCCGCTTAGAAGCTGCGAGATTGCACACCTGCACACAATACAGTCACCTGGCAACGGTAATCGATTCAGAAGCTTACACTCATCAAATGGAACTCGGGATTGACTGATAGCTACAGTTGTATCGGAAAAGCATTTGACACTTTTGACTACTTTTCTGCTACTATAGTCGAAAGTGTCAAGCGCTTCTCTAATTCTTCTACAACAGTAGCTAGTCAAAAGTGTCAAATGTTTTTCTTCTACAACAGTAGATGGTCAAGTATCAGATGTTTTTTTCAGTAGCTAGTCTTCTACATTCTGCAGGACAGGTTTACATAAACGCGATTATACAGATGTATTCAGAAAATATCTCAAAACGTTTGACGAAGTTAATGCTATCAGAAGATGATGCTCTCTGAcaatgacatacctgtatacaatattaacaGGTTGATCTCGAAAATTCATAGAATTATGAGAAATAGCATTGTGTACGATCGGTAGCTGTAAACGGGCACGACGGAGGACGATTTCTGATATACAGTCATCGTTTATACCAATCAAACAAACCAATATACAGTCAGAACTGATGGTCTCTTAAGCGTGATCGCTAAAATACATTCGAGGAGTGGTTTCTTTAAAAGTCGACATTGGAACATATTCGTCATCAAGAAAATCGAGAAAGCCCAATTTTTACGACTTGACAGGAAAAGTACGTCAATTTCCAGTTATTAAAACGAGTTTGCAAATTATGTCATTCTTGATTATTCACTTAGTGGTGAGATTTTCTTACATACTTGCGTTTTAACAGACGTTTAAATGCCCTTTACACTATAATATGTATCAAACAACGGGATCAATTTAGCGAGAGGATTGCCAATGTCTGTTAAAGCTTACAGGGTTGATAGTTTCCGAAAACAAACTTTTCAGACTCTAATGACGACGGCAATCGTCTGTGTTTAGGCAGTATCGAATATTTCAACATTCCTATTGTGGGGTTTACTGGATATGTGATGAAACACACACGCAGTAATTTATGTACTGAAATCTGGGGGCGCACGCGTTCAGCATGCGAAGCCAATCGGGAACGAGCACGAAcgtaaaatatgaaatatacagtgttgtacattgttgcaactaGTACATTTCCATGACAGCGAAACAAATGGCGTTGTCAATCAGCTTGATCTACATATTAACTGGCATACAAATAGGGATTGTTTACCCTTTTTGAGAATGTGGCCAGAAACTTGACATTGTGACATTTAGCATAGTTTAAGGAAAATTgggaaatatttacataaactgaAAAGAAGTGGCCGTTTATCAAGTCATCGAGTTTTGTTGCACTTTATAGAAGTGAGCAAAACAATAAGAACAAATCCAAAATGTTATTTACTGTGTCCATATGATctgaaaaatgatatttattctTGAGTAATTTTCTCCTGTTGATTGATGGGAGAAATGTGTACTACTATATACTCTGTAATATTTGCAGGGAATTTAATGTCACTATATTTGCGGTCATTAAATATAGTGCAACATTGCATACCTcatgaatatttaaatacaacGCATTTTAATACTCCTAAAACCCCCGAAATATTATCCCCGTGAAATTTAAAAACTATACAGCCTAAGTACAACATTACATAAATCGTTTACACCTTCAAAAAATCAAAAGAGCTGCTACAATTGTGATGTTTATtgataaatgaatgaaaatgcactaggatgtatataattaatatgtacatgtatatatacatgtatatacaatgtacaggaTATAAAACAGAAGCACAAGGCACGGTGTACAtaagtaatgtatatacatgtaaaaacaaCTGATTGAGTAAAATTCGTTTTAAGAATCTCGGTATCAACAAAccacaaaaatatgtaaaagaACATTTGACCTTTTCAGAATTATAAGATCCAAAACCTATTTCAAATTTTTACATGGCACAACCAAAGGATTGAAACTTACCCTTAACTCTACTTAGCTAGCAAGAGTTTGAAAGACTTTGATAATATCCTTAAAGTGAACATGTTATGTAAAGTAAATTTCAATCTGATCCCATATCTTCCGATTATAAACCAGCAGGGCTTCACTAAAGAGGTAGATATCAACACACTATATCTACATTAAAATGGTATTAAGATCAATGACGACACTTGCAGCTTGATTATTGTaaaccacaggcgtctgcaaCTGGTTAATCTTTagagaaaaaatattagccctacACTACTTCATCAACCTTGTTGATATATTGGAGTAGGGGCTAACCTTTTTTCCTATAAATAGTTTTtcctataaatactaaccagttGCAGATgcctatatataaacatacccCCGGTAATCAATTTGATGTACTCAAAGTTTAGCACAAACCCAAACTAAAACAAATTAGTGTACTAACAATGATTGTCATAGAAACCAGTGAAGGTAAAGAATAATTAGCACACTCATAATTAAGCGGAATGCTTCCAGCGTGAAAattgctaaaataagattacctctaaaatatatacattaacagtaaAGGCATTCCCAggttttgatgaatttaatgcCGGCAAAACGGACCTCAACTCGGAATTCAAATATATGCtttcttaaattaaaaataaaattttctatcatgttatagaaataaaaaaatcctCATTAAATTGAGTTGACTTCataattaatcaaaatatatctgCTCTATTGCATTGTATTTGGGAAAATGCCTCACATAACTgcaatgtaattattgaaaaacTGCAAAAACAAGCTGTCGGAGCACATGTAATTCtaaaatgtcaatttcataCAACTTCATATGACATGTTTAACATAAACAACCTGGCCAACTCTACTTTGACATCCAATATCCAAATGATCACTACCAAATTATCAACACAAAATGCATCTTATATGCcatttatcaaacaaatattttaaaatgtctttgatATATCAAAGTCCATTATATATTTGTAGCCATTTATAATCGATTTCAGATCAGGCCAAAAAAATTACTTGGTTCTCAGGCCCTCATCTGATTTTAAGTAAAACCCTTGATTTATCATTGTCTCACACATTTTGAAGCAgtttatatgaaaatgaaaaatgattacCGGGTACTCATTTTTAACTGATTAGGAGAAGCAATGGAGATTTTCCAGTACTGTAGTTTCTGAATACCCAGTTATTAACCCAAAAATACATGGacaattcaatattattttgtacatacacacacacatatatatatattaaccttagttatatatatatatatatgatagcgAGTACtattaatatattgttttcaaaaaatatcaatcaggtaatgtaggtaattttcaaatttcttgGATATAATGTTAGTGTTGTTAGTGGAGTATAATAATCTGTCTCTCCTCTGTAGTAGCCCAGACAGCTCACAGCCTTAGGCGGCAGTAATGTACTTGGCCACATATTCTTTCCTTACGTCCCTGTCTTCCTGGGGTCGGTTGTATGGGGTCCATACAGGTTCCCCAACAAACAGGCGAACTGCCACAATGTGATTCTGTcaaagtgaaaaacaaaacaaaatatatgaataGTGTGTTGTTGTAATCATTTTTCAAGAATATGCAAAATaagttttaatatgtatttacaatttGCATGCATCATTCCTTTTAATAATGATTTTGTTGGACAGCAATGTTGGTCAGAAAATccaaaatgtaatattgtaGCATTTAATAAATGGAACTGTAAAAGTGAAAATTTATGTGAGGGGAATTCTGGAAAAGTACCCCAACATATGTAGTTCCCCTATCAACATTGTGAAATTAATTTCCCCAAATAATAATAACTACATTTACAATAAATACTGTTGGTCCCTTATATGGCCTTCAAGAAGCAATaaagagtatatatatatataaaggcaAGGGACCCTAGTATGATATTGTAGAAATTAAGagacataaataaacaaaataattcaataaagtTAGAATGAGCTACAGTACTTCACCAACGAGTAGGTAGGTTAAAGGCCAAAacgtaggtcacagtgacctaattttcatacatgtatagctcACTGCCTCACCGAGGTGAACTCTTACCCCAAGTATGAACttccagtgacaagtagtgtaggagatagcTACCGGACACGATAACAAAAGGACAGAAGAAAAGAATGACAGAAGGAAAGGAAGACAGGATAAAGGGAAGAAGGAAGGACATATGGACACAATTTTACAATCCCCACAGGCTCACAATGGAGGACTAAAAAGCAAATACTTCAACTAGAAGtgcctgcatcgctcaccttaATATTTCAAGTTATCATGGCAATTATTCCTattacatagaggatatctaacagtgtcttcagtaataccaaatatatttcacgagtggggctaatattttgatatttttcacgagtgaaaaatatcaaaatattagccacacgagagaaatatatttggtattactgaagacactgttagatattctgttgctaactaggcctacagcgaaagaTTGCATACGTTTatagtagttccccctgtccaggtactgacatatatgtcgggctttctgatttgtcaattattttggtattttctaatcattaatttgattggtcaaatcagcaaaagtgatatttttcactagtgaaaaatagcacttttatagaatgaataatttttgatatttcactggtaaaaatgtaataaaatgctTTCTTGTGGTGTTCCGATTAATCAAGTTTGTCGCGTATTAATTGTTTGATGTGTATGATTAATTGATCAAGTAAGAATTTTTGTAATCTAGTTTTGTCAGAAATGCCTGACAATCGGACATCATGATAAATGAAAGAATTTTAGCAATGTGAGAAAAACTCATCGCAATCGATCGTCTGATTGTGGTTATTGcttatatcatataaaacacAAACGTTGTCCAGTGTGGCATTTGAGTTTAAATTTAGATTCTGTCAAAGGGTTAATGAGATATTGTGTACACAAGGTTATCACGGACAAATGGAAGGATGCATGCACAGGAAAGTAATTACTATGTACCCGCCTCAGTACAGTGTGGGGTATAATACAGATGTCtgtttctggttagtatttatagaaaaacatACAATAGCTGGAAGGTCGGaagtggagggggggggggggggggggggggggaagagAGCTTTGATTTACTTTGAATTCAAGTTTGATCCGACTAAAATACCAATGCACACAAACTTCAATATGAAACCTTAGTTCAGAATCTTTTATTGTCGTTAGATAATGATGAAAGATTAGAAAATGGACCAAAAGCAGTCGTGATAGCTGAGAGCTTTGATTTACTTTGAATACAAGTTTGATCCGACTAAAATACCATCAAACCTTAGTTCAGAATCTTTTATTGTCGTTAGATAATGATGAAAGATTAGAAAATGGACCAAAAGCAGTCGTGATAGCTGAGAGCTTTGATTTACTTTGAATACAAGTTTGATCCGACTAAAATACCATCAAACCTTAGTTCAGAATCTTTTATTGTCGTTAGATAATGATGAAAGATTAGAAAATGGACCAAAAGCAGTCGTGATAGCTGatgatgcatcgactgtggaacggaaataagctacagtcgaatctgtccaagcgaccatctctatttagcgaccctctgttctaagcgaccatttcaattcctcccgaGCGTTTTCGCTATATATTTTAAGTCTATTAAGCGACCCTCTCTTTACGCGACCAGCGACCACAATTTTTCGTTCCCGTGATGAAAATAACTCTCCAATAAGCGACCAGAAGTCTCCAAAATGCCTTACATTACCATTTTCGCCTTAATAACACCCAAGTATTTTTACTTTTCGTGCAAAAGGACGGGAGATGAGGCGAAGTGACCGTCTGGAATTCTGacgattttcagacgttttatatacgatatatcaatttgcatgcGAAAGATAACAATAAAGGAATGCATAAACAGTTAACTTACTGTTaaatcgtgatttgttatctttttgagacattaaaacagatatttgccagtgaaAAAGTCGCCGTTTTTTAAAGTAGGAAATGCAGGAACGTAAATAATAATCGGAGCGGAAATCCGGACCAAGAtttcaggaattaaaaaaatatatataaataatttgaaagtaatctaattaaccaatgaaatatatttctcatgttaaatctatgtattttgctatgctgaaagaatttcaaaaaatacatatagtgatgaaaaattagcacagtaataattattaaaaaaaaatacacaaaaaaaaaaaaaaaaaaaaaattgttttgttttattcaaagtggtggttcatttttcatatatactgaaacgaaaaagaaacgcaacatggaaaattgtgattaattttgtattaaatatacatatctgtataaaaatcgcggaaataaacatgcaccctgcctaacacccataccaatcttcaaaatcacccaagtgtgactagagacctatgcacttccggcgcggtaaaacatcaaaaaccgtgcctgtacaaacatatgcgttcttttttcattcaaaccagtatcaattcatcactaacattgagccacatcatcgccaatacttttgcaaacaataattccttttacaattatgccacggttatcaaaggttgatagaggacgtgctatagcgatgcttctggcagggaacacgcaacttcacgtcgctcgacaattcagagttcacaaatcgactattagtcgattagtttcacgtcttaacgcaacaggaagagtcgatgaccagccgagatcaggacgtccacgcgtaacgtcgcgacgtcaagaccgggttcttaggttggcacacctgcgtaacaggagattaacggccgctgaaacggcaaggaatacgattggtaatcataaccgtcgaattcatccccaaacagtgatcaacagactgcgtgaggctaatttgcgtgcaaggcgacagtacgttggtttaccactaacaccgcaacaTCGAGTAagtcgtatgcaatgggcaacggcacatatgcccagacgttttcctatgagacgttggaggtctatgctcttcaccgatgaatctcgattcacgttatttcgagcagatggccgtcaacgtgtgtaccggcgtcgaggtgaacgttttgctgacgcctgtgttttggaacacgaccgatttgggggtggatcagttatggtttgggcgggaatctcccatggtttgaagacgcctttggtgatagtcaatgggaatttaacggccgtacgctatcgggatgagatccttaggccccatgttgtgccgtttgttaggcagcatcatctaacctttcagcaagataacgcgagaccacacgttgcaagagtctgtagagactttcttgcgacacagaacattgttcctatagattggcctccatatagccccgacctgtccccaatcgagcatttgtgggatgaattagacagaagaattcgaaatcgccgtaaccccccaaataccctccctcagttagcaaatacactcgtccaagaatggaataacattccaatacggaaagtcaatgccctgatgaactcaatgcaacaaagaattagagatgtgataactgttcgaggaggacacacacgatattagggcacggtttcaaaactgctgccatttcaacttggattcacgtagggtactaccaatcatgaccttctagcaaagtgatctgttcttaaaaatctctaaacatttaaaggatgttacatcaatattcaatattaactattacatatgaaatttaaacataatgctcacaagtattattttattaaacctacaatttgaagttgcgtttctttttcgtttcagtatatattataatattataaatcattattgccaatttataaagcaaataaaaagcttatgaacatttattaaatttaagataccttctctattaagagaccactctccattaagagaccgttttcaacttcccttgagtggtcgcttaatacagatttgactgtatatattttagAGCAGTTTCACAAtgggcaatctgattggtcaacagTTCTTTAATCAATACAAGCTATAATTGTCTAACAATCATACTATTCATTTTTAAACAGCTCTACGATAAACAGCCTACTTTCTTTCCACAATTGATGCATCATCCAATCTCCAAGTGTTATactttgatacatttttgtatatatatgctgACCCGTCCTTTGGACAATATGATCTAACCAATACTAATACAAGTTTCCCTTCATTCTAAGGAGAAGCATTTATTTGCCTCCCTCTGTCACTAACTTTTTCGTCCAGGGTGAAACGATGGTATATTCCAGCAGGCAGAACGATAAGGTCACCAGCCTCTAAGAATATGCGGATCCATTCATCTTGTTTTCCTCGGACATCAAAATATCCACTTCCATCCAGGATAAAGCGGATTTCCTCATCAATGTGGAGATGTTCCTCAAAAAAGGCCTTGATCTGGGAAAAAATCAAACCATCCATCAATTTGTAGACATTTTCCTAAAACCTTGAAGTTGTTTGAGAAACACACTACCACTAGTGCAGTCCGGAAAAAGATCTGTCATATTTGGATCATTCCCAATCAAAAATTGTCCCTGTATTCTCccaattttgaccaaattttctAACCAGCCATTGTTTATTAGTGTTAAAGACATTaagttattgataaaaaaaatatttgtgtacatACATAATTGGTGATGACAATGCGACTGATTCATCAACTCTCAGCATTAAAATTTGGATTTAAGAAAGAACCAAAGTGTTGGGGTCACTTTTTTTAGTATATTACCTAGTTAAACTTAGTTTACCTTGTTTTCATAGTCAGGGAGCTTTTCTCTGCTGCATTCAATTCTGTCCATGTATGTGTAGTTCCTATCTTTCCTGATTTTTTTCAGAGTCTCATTTTCCTCAAAGTTCTGAGGATTTATCTGTAATGGAATGCTCAAATTTTTAAAACAGAACTTTTTCACAGCTATCATCCAACACGCATAGTGGAtgttgctaaagcaatacatgttcCCTAAGGTAGATTGCTGACAAACTTTGACATTATGCACATATATACAGGGGCCGcgtggctgagtggttaaggtgtcccaacactttatcactagccttccatctctgggttgcgagttcgaaacctatgtgtggcagttgccaggtactgacagtaggtcggtggtttttctccgggtactccggctttcctccacctccaaaacctggcctTAAATgcccctggctgttaataggatgttaaacacaaacaaacaaacgtaCATATGTAAGTATGTACTAGatggacagagaggaaacctacatgtacagtccCTTGGTGTCACTTGTAGAGGACATCACTAATTTTCTTTGTTCCTTTGTATTTAACTAAGAATTGTTCAAAATGTTTTCACCATGCAGATTTgggaaagagaaaagatcacaCATCCACTGCGACTATACTGTGGAAATCCCAAATTGCCAAATTTGGGATTTGCTTAAATTTTGCCCTATTAGACTGCCTTAAATGGGAcacaaaagcaaacaaaattCATAAATATGCTGCTTTCACAATGCAGCTCTTCTAATCTCAATTCTCTCCTGACTTCTCAAATATAACTTGAAAACTAATAATAAGATTATGTATGCTCCTTGACTACAAAATAACAGCATCATGTAATTTGCTTTATTTAACTGCAGAGAAATCAGAAGGTTTCTGATGTTTCATTAGCCTATCAAAAATCTGATGTCAGTAAGTCGGCCAATATCAGATTTTTTAAAAGGCAGATAGTTTATCAGAAACCTTTGGAATAACTGTAAAGCTGGTTTAAGTTTTTTTGTCTCATCTATTCTGTGTCTGCCTGGTAGGGGCTGCGGTGACTGATTGATTAAGTTGTACCGTCACGTCTGGATGGTGAGTttgaaacctatgtggggcagttgccgcggtactgaccgtaggcaggtgggctttttttttttttgggggggggggggggggggggggggtctccagctttcctccacctccaaaactaggcacatccttaaatcaccctggctgttctgttaataggacaaaataaaccaaaccaaacataaacCAAGTCTGCCTGGTAGGACTACAGCATACCTATATATGTCAATTTAAGTCTTCCATACTTGACGTTATGTAAAATTCTCTACGTCGGGTGAGAAAAGAGAATCTAacttctttttatttcaaatcttTAATTCTATTTATGTCCAGAGTGTGGCATTACACACAGAAAGGTACTGTATCTATAGGTGGTACACTATCTAATTagcatacatatgtatgtacagtgtatatatatcttacaacAAATGCTTTATTGACATATACTTGGGTGACCTAAAAGTCACAGATATCTAAAGTTTGTGTATGATGTACCATCTACACCTTTTGCTCATCAGCTATATCTCGGG
Coding sequences within it:
- the LOC117321059 gene encoding 1,2-dihydroxy-3-keto-5-methylthiopentene dioxygenase-like produces the protein MVKAWCMDDSQEDQRLPHKRAGDSDVSLEQLKDIGVEYFNINPQNFEENETLKKIRKDRNYTYMDRIECSREKLPDYENKIKAFFEEHLHIDEEIRFILDGSGYFDVRGKQDEWIRIFLEAGDLIVLPAGIYHRFTLDEKNHIVAVRLFVGEPVWTPYNRPQEDRDVRKEYVAKYITAA